The following nucleotide sequence is from Kineobactrum salinum.
GACTCCTACATGTTTTCGATCAATTTCTGACCAAACTCGGAGCAGCTTACCAGCGTGGCTCCCTCCATCTGGCGCTCAAAGTCATAGGTCACAGTACCCTTCTGGATAGCCCCGTTCATGCCCTTGATGATCAGATCGGCAGCTTCGTTCCAGCCCATGTGCCGCAGCATCATCTCCGCCGACAGGATCAGCGAGCCCGGGTTGACCTTGTCCTGGCCGGCGTACTTGGGCGCAGTGCCATGAGTGGCCTCGAACAGGGCAATGGTGTCGGACAGGTTGGCACCCGGAGCGATGCCAATGCCGCCCACCTGCGCCGCCAGTGCGTCCGACAGATAATCGCCGTTCAGGTTCAGCGTCGCGACCACGCTGTATTCTGCCGGACGGGTCAGGATCTGCTGCAACATGGCATCGGCGATCACGTCCTTGATCACGATGTCAGTGCCGGTATTGGGGTTCTTGATCGTGACCCAGGGGCCGCCATCCAGCAATTCGCCACCGAACTCCTGCTGCGCGAGCTCATAGCCCCAGTCGCGGAAGGCACCCTCGGTGAACTTCATGATGTTGCCCTTGTGAACCAGGGTTACCGATGACTGGTTCTGGTCGATGGCGTACTGGATCGCCTTGCGCACCAGACGCTTGGTGCCTTCCTCGGACACCGGCTTGACGCCGATTCCCACTTCCTCGGTAAAACGGATCTTGGTAACACCCATTTCCTTGACCAGGAAATCCACGACTTTCTTCGCTTCGGGAGTGCCGGCCTGGTACTCGATGCCGGCGTAGATGTCCTCGGAGTTCTCGCGGAAGATCACCATGTTGCAGGCGCCCGGATCCTTCACCGGCGAGGGCACGCCCTCGAACCAGCGCACTGGACGCAGGCAGGTATAAAGGTCCAGCTCCTGCCGCAGCGCAACGTTCAGTGATCGAAACCCGCCACCCACCGGGGTGGTCAG
It contains:
- the icd gene encoding NADP-dependent isocitrate dehydrogenase encodes the protein MGYKHIQVPATGDKITVNDDYSLNVPDNPVIPYIEGDGIGVDISPVMISVVDAAVNKAYGGSKKISWMEIYTGEKAAELYDGDWFPEETLDAIKAYSVAIKGPLTTPVGGGFRSLNVALRQELDLYTCLRPVRWFEGVPSPVKDPGACNMVIFRENSEDIYAGIEYQAGTPEAKKVVDFLVKEMGVTKIRFTEEVGIGVKPVSEEGTKRLVRKAIQYAIDQNQSSVTLVHKGNIMKFTEGAFRDWGYELAQQEFGGELLDGGPWVTIKNPNTGTDIVIKDVIADAMLQQILTRPAEYSVVATLNLNGDYLSDALAAQVGGIGIAPGANLSDTIALFEATHGTAPKYAGQDKVNPGSLILSAEMMLRHMGWNEAADLIIKGMNGAIQKGTVTYDFERQMEGATLVSCSEFGQKLIENM